From a region of the Neobacillus niacini genome:
- a CDS encoding IS256 family transposase, producing MTHLQFNLDLDLLKESVINSNLDMVIKSAIVLVLNEVMENERDDYLRAAAYERSPDRRDYRNGYYERELILGIGKLKLKVPRTRNGEFSTSVFEKYARCDQALVLSMLEMVINGVSTRKVTHIVEQLCGENISKSFVSSLTQKLDPIINDWNKRPLNVMYYPYVFVDAMYIKVREHNRVISKAVYIATAITEKNTREILGLSVDHAEDFESWSRFFQQLKSRGLQSPKLVISDAHLGLQKAIQRDFIGTTWQRCTVHFKRNIIGKLSKKDSVEIRSMIKRVFEAVTIEDIRRFKNELMNQFGDEAKYAKALETLDEGFEDAIQYLNFPEKMHPHIRSTNSLERLNQEVRRREKVIRIFPNTQSAFRLVGAVLMQYQEVYSKRKTLLNN from the coding sequence ATGACTCACTTACAGTTTAACCTAGATTTAGACCTTTTAAAAGAATCCGTTATCAATTCTAATCTAGATATGGTGATTAAATCAGCGATTGTCTTAGTCCTTAATGAAGTCATGGAAAACGAGAGAGACGATTATTTACGTGCGGCTGCTTATGAACGGTCTCCAGATCGCCGAGACTACCGAAATGGCTACTATGAACGTGAATTGATCCTAGGTATTGGCAAACTAAAGCTAAAGGTCCCAAGGACCAGAAATGGTGAGTTTTCCACTTCCGTCTTCGAAAAGTATGCTCGCTGTGACCAAGCCCTGGTCCTCTCCATGCTAGAAATGGTGATTAACGGTGTTTCAACTCGGAAAGTCACGCATATAGTCGAGCAGCTCTGTGGGGAAAATATATCGAAATCATTTGTGTCTTCCCTTACCCAAAAGCTTGACCCCATTATTAATGATTGGAACAAACGCCCTTTGAATGTCATGTATTATCCTTATGTTTTTGTGGATGCCATGTATATTAAGGTCCGGGAACACAACCGGGTTATCTCAAAAGCCGTGTACATTGCGACTGCCATTACTGAGAAGAATACACGTGAAATCCTTGGGCTTAGTGTGGATCATGCAGAAGACTTCGAGAGTTGGAGTCGTTTCTTCCAACAGCTTAAATCCCGTGGGCTTCAATCCCCCAAACTGGTCATCTCAGATGCTCATCTAGGGCTACAAAAGGCAATACAGCGCGATTTTATTGGTACTACATGGCAAAGATGCACGGTACATTTTAAACGCAACATAATAGGGAAGCTCTCCAAGAAAGATTCCGTAGAGATACGCTCCATGATTAAACGTGTCTTTGAAGCTGTTACGATTGAGGATATCCGTAGATTTAAGAATGAATTAATGAACCAGTTTGGGGATGAAGCTAAATATGCCAAAGCCTTGGAAACTTTAGATGAAGGCTTCGAAGATGCCATTCAATACCTAAACTTTCCTGAGAAGATGCACCCTCATATACGAAGTACAAATTCACTTGAACGCTTAAACCAAGAAGTCCGTAGAAGGGAGAAAGTTATTCGTATCTTTCCCAATACTCAATCTGCCTTTCGATTGGTAGGTGCTGTTCTCATGCAATACCAGGAGGTCTACTCCAAAAGAAAGACATTACTTAATAACTAA
- the rpsI gene encoding 30S ribosomal protein S9, with translation MAQVQYIGTGRRKSSVARVRLVPGTGKITINGRDIEEYIPFAALRMVVNQPLVATETTGSYDVLVNVSGGGYTGQAGAIRHGIARALLTVDPEYRPTLKRAGLLTRDPRMKERKKYGLKGARRAPQFSKR, from the coding sequence TTGGCACAAGTTCAATATATTGGTACTGGTCGTCGTAAGAGCTCTGTCGCACGCGTGCGCTTAGTTCCAGGTACAGGTAAAATTACAATTAACGGACGTGACATCGAAGAATATATCCCATTTGCAGCTTTACGTATGGTTGTAAACCAACCATTAGTTGCTACTGAAACAACAGGTAGCTACGATGTTCTTGTAAACGTAAGCGGCGGTGGATATACAGGTCAAGCGGGCGCAATCCGTCATGGTATTGCTCGCGCATTACTTACAGTTGATCCTGAATATCGTCCAACATTAAAGCGTGCAGGACTATTAACACGTGACCCACGTATGAAAGAACGTAAGAAATACGGACTTAAAGGCGCTCGTCGTGCACCTCAGTTCTCAAAGCGTTAA
- the rplM gene encoding 50S ribosomal protein L13: MRTTFMANANNIERKWYVIDAEGKTLGRLASEVAAILRGKNKPTFTPHVDTGDHVIILNASKVELTGKKLTDKIYYRHTMHPGGLKTRTALEMRTNYAEKMIELAVKGMLPKNSLGRQTFKKLHVYAGSEHPHQAQQPEVYELRG, encoded by the coding sequence ATGCGTACAACGTTTATGGCTAACGCCAACAATATCGAGCGTAAATGGTACGTGATTGATGCTGAAGGCAAAACTCTTGGACGTCTTGCTTCTGAAGTAGCAGCAATCTTACGTGGTAAAAATAAACCAACTTTTACACCACATGTTGACACTGGTGATCATGTTATCATTCTTAACGCTTCTAAAGTTGAATTAACTGGTAAGAAATTAACTGACAAGATCTACTACCGTCACACTATGCATCCAGGTGGTTTAAAAACTAGAACTGCTCTTGAAATGCGTACGAACTATGCTGAGAAAATGATCGAGCTTGCTGTTAAAGGTATGCTTCCAAAGAATTCTCTTGGCCGTCAAACATTCAAAAAATTACACGTATATGCTGGCAGCGAACATCCGCACCAAGCACAACAACCTGAAGTTTACGAACTTCGCGGTTAA